In the genome of Anabaena cylindrica PCC 7122, the window GCAATCAGGATAGCCAGAGTAATCTAAAGCATTCACGCCAATGTATACCCGTTGCGCGGCGATCGCTTCGGCATAGGCCAAAGCAAAGCTTAAAAAGATAGTATTACGGGCAGGGACATAGGTGACAGGGATATTTTGTGACATCTCATCTAGAGAACGTTCTTGAGGGAGAGCGATCGCATGATCCGTTAGCGCCGAACCACCCCATTGCCTTAAATCAAAATTCACCACCTGATGTTTGACAACCCCAACCGCTTGGGCAATCAGTAAGGCTGACTTTAGCTCTCGTTGGTGTCGTTGCTGGTAATCAAAGGAAATAACATAACATTCACAACCATCAGCCCTTGCTTGGTAGAGAACTGTAGAAGAATCTAATCCCCCAGACAACAAAATTACAGCTTTCATCTCACTTGACAATTTAGGTTTACCCATCGTTTGTTAAATTACATCCAAACCAGATGACACCAATCAACGAACTCAGAAAATCACTAACACCAATTTCTTCCAAAAGGTGAGACAATCAACAAAATGCAACAAACCTAAAAAAATAAATATGAAAAAAAATTAATTTCCCGTAGTCTGACGCAACAACCTTGCTGAAGATTATACTTGCAGCGTTAGTTATTTAATTGTTTGTAATTTTACTAGCAATACGCGTGATTAATTTGCTACGGAAAAATAAGTACCTATTCCAGTAATTGATTGCCTAACCGTCACCTGTGAATTTTTACGTAGGTCTGATGGAGCTTGTAAAGTCAACAAAACAACACATAGTTTTTTGTGTCTATTCTAAAAAATGGCGCAATTAATAACTATCTATCCAAAAGGTAGCCAAATAGTGGGAACTGATCATAAACTTTGAAATTCTTCATAAATAGAACCACTATGTTACCATCTGGATGGTTTTAGACGGATCGCACCTGGCGCTTAAGTATAAAGGCCAACGACCGTAGCGTCTTTAAATTTGGTGGTTGAGGAGAAAATAATAGTGCAAAATAGCATGTCAGTGGCAGAACCAAATCTATATTCACAGCGCAACCAGCCACGAGCAATCCGCATAGGCGTGATTGGAGTGGGTAACATGGGACAACATCACACCCGCGTACTGAGTTCAATGAAAGATGTTGAACTGATAGGCGTTTCCGATATTAATGTTGAGCGAGGCTTAGAAACCGCCAGCAAATACAAAGTCCGTTTTTTTGAAGATTACTGCGATTTGCTACCTCATATAGATGCAGTTTGTATTGCTGTACCTACTCGCTTACATTATGCTGTTGGCATCAACTGCCTGTTAGCTGGAATTCATGTTTTGATTGAGAAACCAATCGCTGCAAGTATTTCTGAAGCAGAATCTCTCGTCAACGCTGCTGCTGAGTCTCAATGTATTTTGCAAGTAGGTCACATTGAGCGTTTCAATCCAGCATTTAGGGAACTCAGCCAAGTCTTGAAAACTGAGGAAGTACTTGCGTTAGAAGCTCACCGAATGAGTCCTTATTCAGCTAGAGCAAGTGATGTGTCAGTAGTACTGGATTTAATGATTCATGACATCGACCTGCTTTTAGAATTAGCTGGTTCTCCCGTGGTGAAATTGACAGCCAATGGTACTCGCTCTTTAGATTCTGGTTATTTAGATTATGTGACTGCTACCTTGGGTTTTGCTAATGGTGTCGTCGCTACTCTGACAGCTAGTAAAGTTACTCACCGCAAAATTCGCCGCATTGTCGCCCATTGCAAAAACTCATTTACCGAAGCAGATTTCCTCAAGAATGAAATTTTGATTCATCGCCAAACTAATATCAACCCTCTCACCGACCATCGGCAAGTACTTTACAAGCAAGATGGTTTAATAGAAAAAGTCTATACCAGTAACATTCAACCTCTAAGTGCAGAGTTAGAACATTTTGTCAACTGTGTGCATGGAGGGAATCAGCCTTCTGTGGGTGGTGAACAAGCTCTAAAAGCTTTAAGATTAGCCAGTTTAATCGAGCAGATGGCTCTAGAAGAACGGGTTTGGAACCCATTAGACTGGCAATCAGAATCAAGAGTACAATCATTAACCCCAACTGCCTAGAAAATGAGAGCGTCGGTGATAGGGACTAGGGGAATAACTGCCTCATGACCTATCACCCATTACCTATTACTAATTATTACCCATTATCTATGCTCGAATGGATCACTAACACGATCAACTCCCTGGGATACTTGGGAATTGCTTTCCTGATGTTCCTAGAGAACCTTTTTCCCCCTATACCTTCTGAATTGATTATGCCATTGGCAGGATTTACCGCCAGTCCATATCAACCAGGAGGAGCAAAACTAAATATATTAGGCGTATTTTTATCAGGACTTTTGGGTTCTGTACTTGGCGCACTGATCTGGTACTATCCAGGTAAGTTTTTGGGAGAACAACGCTTGAAAACTTTAGCTAATAAGTACGGTAAATGGCTGGCTATATCTAGTGAAGATATTGATAAGGCTAAAAGCTGGTTCAACAAACAAGGTAATAAAGCGGTATTAATAGGTCGTCTTGTGCCGGGAATCCGTACCTTGATTTCCGTTCCCGCAGGTATGAGTAATATGCCCTTGCCTCCCTTTTTATTTTACACAACACTGGGTAGTGCAGCCTGGGTAGGCTTGCTCACATATTCAGGATATTTTTTAGGTAGTCAATATGAACTTGTAGATAAGTACCTCGCGCCTGTATCTAAAATTGTTTTAGGGGGTCTGGTGCTGGTATTCTTCATTTGGATATTTAAGCGCCAGGGCAAAAGTACTAGAAGATAAACCTGTGTAAGTATTGGGGTGAAAGTAGAAGTTAAAAATGTGCAAATTTCTCTTACACTATAATGCCAAAATAATGCTAAATTCGCATTGGCGTTCGCGTAGCGTGACCTAGTAAAGCCCACCACAGGTATCACGTACAATTATTGTGACGTATTTCTAGCTACACTTGACCCAAGTAGGAATTTTTTCCGACTTCGCCTTTTTGTAAGATGGGCATGATAACTTTTTACAGTTAAGTCACCACATAGGAGCTTTCATGACAGACCAACCTCCAGTAGCTAACCCGATGAATGCCGCTGCCATACCAATGAATAGAGCAGCGGCAACCCCTATAAATAATACTAATAAGCCAATCAGTATTTCGGGGAAAAACATTCTCAGTGTTGATTTAGGTAGAACCTCTACCAAAACTTGTGTGAGCCGCGAACCAGAAAATGTGGCCTTTATCCCTGCCAATGTCAAGCAGATGTCAATAGAACAAATACGGGGTGGGGTATTTGAGTCTAAAGCAACAGATCCTTTGATGGATTTATGGCTGGAATATCAAGGTAATGGATATGCTGTTGGTCAAATAGCAGCAGACTTTGGAGCCAATTTAGGCGTTGGACAATCTAAGGTTGAAGATGCAATGGCTAAAGTTCTGGCTGCTGCTGGTTACTTTAAGCTTAAAGACGATATTTCTGTGATTGTTGGTTTGCCTTTTCTTTCTCTAGAGCAATTTGAACGGGAAAAAGCTCAATTAACAAGTTTGATTAGTGGTCCCCATATCATGAATTTCCGTGGGGAAACTGTTCAGCTGAACGTCACTAAAGTTTGGGTGATGCCAGAAGGCTATGGTAGCTTACTGTGGTCTGAAGGCCAACCAAATAAAGGAACTTCGATTCCTGATTTGACCAAGGTATCAGTGGGGATAGTTGATATTGGACATCAAACTATTGACTTGTTGATGGTGGATAATTTCCGCTTTGCTAGAGGTGCTTCTAAGAGTGAAGACTTTGGTATGAGCAAGTTTTATGAAATGGTGGCTAAAGAAATAGAAGGGGCTGATAGTCAATCCCTAGCACTAATTTCTGCTGTGAATAAACCAAAAGGCGATCGCTTTTACCGTCCCAAAGGTGCCAGCAAACCTACCAATTTAGACGATTTTCTCCCTAACCTCACAGAGCAGTTTTCACGAGAAATTTGCTCTCGCGTATTAGCCTGGTTGCCAGAGCGTGTAACTGATGTAATTATCACCGGTGGTGGTGGTGAGTTCTTCTGGGAAGATGTACAACGTCTGCTCAAAGAAGCCAAAATTAGCGCTCATTTAGCTGCGCCCT includes:
- the queC gene encoding 7-cyano-7-deazaguanine synthase QueC, whose amino-acid sequence is MKAVILLSGGLDSSTVLYQARADGCECYVISFDYQQRHQRELKSALLIAQAVGVVKHQVVNFDLRQWGGSALTDHAIALPQERSLDEMSQNIPVTYVPARNTIFLSFALAYAEAIAAQRVYIGVNALDYSGYPDCRPDYIQAMQEVFRLGTKQGLEGQPINIVAPLINLKKTEIIQLGNQLGVPWELTWSCYAGGEVACGVCDSCRLRLAAFAELGLKDLVPYAKY
- a CDS encoding Gfo/Idh/MocA family protein; translation: MQNSMSVAEPNLYSQRNQPRAIRIGVIGVGNMGQHHTRVLSSMKDVELIGVSDINVERGLETASKYKVRFFEDYCDLLPHIDAVCIAVPTRLHYAVGINCLLAGIHVLIEKPIAASISEAESLVNAAAESQCILQVGHIERFNPAFRELSQVLKTEEVLALEAHRMSPYSARASDVSVVLDLMIHDIDLLLELAGSPVVKLTANGTRSLDSGYLDYVTATLGFANGVVATLTASKVTHRKIRRIVAHCKNSFTEADFLKNEILIHRQTNINPLTDHRQVLYKQDGLIEKVYTSNIQPLSAELEHFVNCVHGGNQPSVGGEQALKALRLASLIEQMALEERVWNPLDWQSESRVQSLTPTA
- a CDS encoding DedA family protein, producing the protein MLEWITNTINSLGYLGIAFLMFLENLFPPIPSELIMPLAGFTASPYQPGGAKLNILGVFLSGLLGSVLGALIWYYPGKFLGEQRLKTLANKYGKWLAISSEDIDKAKSWFNKQGNKAVLIGRLVPGIRTLISVPAGMSNMPLPPFLFYTTLGSAAWVGLLTYSGYFLGSQYELVDKYLAPVSKIVLGGLVLVFFIWIFKRQGKSTRR
- a CDS encoding ParM/StbA family protein, translated to MTDQPPVANPMNAAAIPMNRAAATPINNTNKPISISGKNILSVDLGRTSTKTCVSREPENVAFIPANVKQMSIEQIRGGVFESKATDPLMDLWLEYQGNGYAVGQIAADFGANLGVGQSKVEDAMAKVLAAAGYFKLKDDISVIVGLPFLSLEQFEREKAQLTSLISGPHIMNFRGETVQLNVTKVWVMPEGYGSLLWSEGQPNKGTSIPDLTKVSVGIVDIGHQTIDLLMVDNFRFARGASKSEDFGMSKFYEMVAKEIEGADSQSLALISAVNKPKGDRFYRPKGASKPTNLDDFLPNLTEQFSREICSRVLAWLPERVTDVIITGGGGEFFWEDVQRLLKEAKISAHLAAPSRQANALGQFIYGEAQLSAVRAAR